One genomic segment of Salinibacter grassmerensis includes these proteins:
- a CDS encoding SDR family oxidoreductase: MSDSFAPDLLADQHVVVTGGGTGLGRAMALQFADLGATVTINGRRPDPLAETVSDIEEAGGAAEGIQCNVRDHEAVQAFFEEAEDRQGPVTRLVNNAAANFLAPTEDISPNGFDAIVKTNLYGSFYCTQACGQRWLERGVEGVVLSIATTYAETGSAYVVPSAMSKAGVVAMTRSLAAEWGSEEIRLNAVAPGPFPTEGAWDRLVPDEDLEQKMRERIPVRRFGEPEELATLASFLLSDLSAFMNGEVVTFDGGEALSAGGQFNTFTRMPRRQVKALMEQMRPE, translated from the coding sequence ATGTCCGATTCTTTTGCGCCCGACCTCCTCGCCGATCAGCATGTCGTTGTCACCGGGGGCGGGACCGGTCTGGGGCGCGCGATGGCCCTCCAATTCGCCGACCTGGGGGCAACCGTGACGATCAACGGACGCCGCCCCGATCCGCTAGCCGAGACGGTGAGCGACATTGAAGAGGCAGGGGGCGCCGCGGAGGGCATTCAGTGCAACGTTCGCGACCACGAAGCCGTGCAGGCCTTCTTCGAAGAGGCCGAGGACCGGCAGGGCCCCGTGACGCGGCTGGTCAACAACGCCGCGGCCAACTTCCTGGCGCCGACGGAAGACATTTCCCCGAACGGCTTCGACGCCATTGTAAAGACGAACCTGTACGGGTCGTTCTACTGCACACAGGCCTGCGGGCAGCGGTGGCTGGAGCGGGGCGTGGAGGGTGTTGTGCTCTCCATCGCCACCACCTACGCGGAGACGGGCAGCGCCTACGTGGTCCCCAGCGCCATGTCGAAGGCCGGTGTCGTCGCCATGACGCGCTCGCTGGCGGCGGAATGGGGAAGCGAGGAGATTCGCCTCAACGCCGTTGCCCCTGGCCCATTTCCGACCGAAGGGGCGTGGGACCGGCTCGTGCCCGACGAGGACCTGGAGCAGAAAATGCGGGAGCGCATCCCGGTGCGTCGATTCGGGGAGCCCGAAGAACTGGCCACCCTGGCCAGCTTCCTGCTCAGTGACCTGTCCGCGTTCATGAACGGTGAGGTTGTCACGTTCGACGGCGGAGAGGCCCTGTCCGCGGGGGGACAGTTCAACACATTCACCCGCATGCCCCGCCGTCAGGTGAAGGCCCTCATGGAGCAGATGCGTCCGGAGTGA